The following are encoded together in the Populus trichocarpa isolate Nisqually-1 chromosome 5, P.trichocarpa_v4.1, whole genome shotgun sequence genome:
- the LOC18098519 gene encoding disease resistance protein RPM1 — protein sequence MAMIAVQVVLEKLASFVAEETRFLGGVRGGIVELLDDLYSMKSFLQDAEERSESDQGLRAWVKQVRDVAYDAEDILEEFMLRFAPSHESGFIHHLRNSYRSIRKLSARHRLAVQLQSIKARVKAISERRNAFSLNRIDMPSTSSATVEKWHDPRLAALYLDEADVVGIENPKHLLVSWLVEGEEKLSSISVVGMGGLGKTTLVKKVYDSHPIRRSFDTYSWVTVSKSFASTELLRVALQGFLVTANEPVPDNLQSMTDFQLIDALRNYLWRRRYVIVLDDVWNVNAWETIKYAFPDCNCGSRIIFTTRLSNLAESIENTSHVYELQALLENEAWTLFCMKAFRGEHKAVCPPELEEMSRNILKKCEGLPLAIVATGGLLSKKKNGGLEWKKVHDCLATELKSNDDLGSLRRILQLSYDNLPYYLKQCYLYLSVFPEDYLIKRMKLIRLWIVERFVEEKQGFTMEEGA from the coding sequence ATGGCCATGATCGCAGTGCAGGTGGTGCTCGAGAAACTGGCTTCCTTTGTAGCAGAAGAAACACGGTTCTTGGGAGGAGTTAGAGGGGGAATCGTTGAACTGCTGGATGATTTGTATAGCATGAAATCTTTCCTTCAGGATGCGGAAGAAAGGAGTGAGAGTGATCAAGGACTGAGAGCCTGGGTCAAACAAGTGAGAGATGTGGCTTATGATGCCGAGGACATTCTTGAAGAGTTCATGCTCCGGTTTGCTCCATCTCACGAGAGTGGTTTTATCCATCATCTTCGCAATTCATATCGTTCCATCCGTAAATTAAGTGCACGGCACCGGCTGGCAGTCCAGCTACAAAGCATTAAAGCAAGGGTGAAAGCCATTTCAGAGAGAAGAAATGCATTTTCTTTGAATAGGATAGATATGCCATCAACCTCCAGTGCTACCGTAGAGAAATGGCATGATCCCCGGTTAGCTGCTCTTTACTTAGATGAAGCTGATGTCGTGGGAATTGAGAACCCAAAACATCTACTGGTTTCGTGGCTtgtagaaggagaagaaaagctCTCCAGTATCTCTGTGGTTGGAATGGGTGGGTTGGGAAAAACAACCCTCGTAAAGAAAGTCTATGACAGCCACCCCATCAGAAGAAGCTTTGATACCTATTCTTGGGTTACAGTTTCCAAATCGTTTGCATCCACGGAGCTCCTACGAGTTGCTCTGCAGGGGTTTCTGGTGACAGCAAACGAACCTGTTCCGGATAATTTGCAATCAATGACTGACTTCCAATTAATTGATGCTCTAAGAAATTATCTATGGAGAAGGAGGTATGTCATTGTTTTGGATGATGTATGGAATGTAAACGCTTGGGAAACAATAAAGTATGCATTTCCTGATTGTAACTGTGGTAGTAGAATTATCTTCACTACACGTTTAAGTAACTTGGCTGAATCTATAGAGAACACTAGTCATGTTTATGAACTCCAAGCTTTATTAGAAAATGAAGCTTGGACCCTCTTTTGTATGAAAGCCTTCAGAGGGGAACATAAGGCTGTATGCCCTCCAGAACTGGAAGAGATGTCTCGAAATATCTTAAAGAAGTGTGAGGGACTGCCACTTGCAATTGTAGCAACAGGAGGCCTACTGTCGAAGAAGAAAAACGGAGGTTTGGAATGGAAGAAAGTCCATGACTGCCTAGCTACAGAATTGAAAAGTAACGACGACCTTGGGAGTCTACGTAGAATACTTCAACTAAGTTACGATAATCTTCCTTACTACCTCAAACAGTGTTATTtgtatttaagtgtttttccagaggattatttgataaaaagaatgaagttgATCCGGCTATGGATAGTTGAAAGGTTTGTGGAAGAGAAGCAAGGCTTTACAATGGAGGAAGGAGCATAG
- the LOC18098521 gene encoding uncharacterized protein LOC18098521 gives MGNDTKVSRKGKDEESNDIKGRNIGNRSSSSLGAANDTFGLRKSARETSFKKNLTPSPSSSRKSERIEKQTPPPIPPVTRKSERLVEKHSLPTPSRRPEKGKNQSSSSSSGPTKCGKSSGSLIMKEKHKKEKSVKQLETEEVGNSDKPVIKTVLVGIKRMDARSYRELFKQKQKKVKLEGSQDLIVNRIPGVDTEVKSCCK, from the coding sequence ATGGGAAATGATACCAAGGTTAGTCGTAAAGGTAAGGATGAGGAAAGTAATGATATAAAAGGGAGAAACATTGGTAACAGATCATCAAGCAGTTTGGGTGCTGCTAATGATACTTTTGGTCTAAGAAAGTCAGCTAGAGAAACATCATTCAAGAAAAACTTGACTCCAAGCCCTTCAAGTAGTAGAAAGTCTGAACGTATTGAGAAGCAGACCCCCCCTCCAATTCCTCCTGTTACGAGGAAATCTGAGAGATTGGTTGAGAAACATAGTTTACCGACTCCTTCTAGAAGGCCTGAGAAGGGTAAGAATCAGTCGTCATCTAGTTCTTCTGGTCCAACGAAGTGTGGTAAAAGCTCGGGCTCTTTAATAATGAAGGAAAAGCacaagaaagagaagagtgTGAAACAACTTGAAACTGAAGAAGTTGGAAACAGTGACAAACCTGTTATCAAAACTGTCCTGGTTGGAATTAAGAGAATGGATGCTCGTTCTTACAGGGAACTGTtcaaacagaaacaaaagaaagttaaaCTGGAAGGTAGCCAAGATCTGATAGTAAATAGGATACCTGGGGTTGATACTGAGGTGAAGAGTTGTTGCAAGTGA
- the LOC112325954 gene encoding UPF0481 protein At3g47200 isoform X2 — MGEIRSPYFSLGQNYFGDNSDHIHSPYISYGGEDYHGDYAEIHPPYSSAGDYRGDNAEIHSPYSSAGDYLADNTEIHSEALFHQHISGNSYNAQQFVKHGKVTRRVIGPWNYEQESVVCIYRVGKALRKSNEAMYSPQQISIGPIHHGNENLRLMERKKSKYYGEFWKGRVSKEKELEGAKSEFRAALREDENTIRQCYEDDSHEIEKSEDFLDLILYDAVFIFELFLKYREGRDEFKKDSILKQPWLRLAIRRDLILFENQLPFFILEKLYELLPENIKGEHTDFKALACSYFKLHLRSNLSPAETMPKHFTDLVRSLLSFTQNGKSVELIKSFHSATKLRQAGVKFKVPRERNCLLDVDFRRLGTEFHIPQLEIDGNTERLFRNLMAMEKRLYPGQEYVCHYINLLSILVVKPKDAKLLMENKIVTYCKDEVAVRDLICSLASSSTTDLHSCYHDIFSAVDDYYKSSGAKNPAYFIEEFFGNFWKGVGTVSAAILLILTLVQTICAILGLR, encoded by the exons ATGGGAGAAATTCGCTCACCATATTTTTCACTTGGCCAAAATTACTTCGGAGATAATTCTGATCATATTCATTCACCGTACATTTCATATGGCGGAGAGGACTATCATGGAGACTATGCCGAAATTCATCCACCATATTCTTCAGCCGGAGACTACCGTGGAGATAATGCTGAGATTCATTCACCATATTCTTCAGCCGGAGACTACCTTGCAGATAATACTGAAATTCATTCTGAAGCATTGTTTCATCAACATATTTCTGGAAATTCATACAATGCACAACAATTTGTTAAGCATGGAAAAGTAACCCGTCGTGTTATAGGACCTTGGAATTATGAACAAGAGAGTGTTGTGTGCATCTACAGAGTTGGCAAGGCACTTCGCAAATCAAACGAAGCCATGTACAGTCCTCAACAAATTTCTATAGGCCCTATTCACCACGGCAACGAAAATCTGCGTTTAATGGAAAGGAAAAAGTCTAAATACTATGGAGAGTTCTGGAAAGGCAGGGTGTCAAAGGAAAAGGAACTGGAAGGGGCTAAGAGCGAGTTTCGGGCTGCCCTGCGAGAAGATGAAAATACGATCCGCCAATGTTATGAAGATGATTcccatgaaattgaaaaatctgAAGACTTTCTGGATCTGATTCTGTACGATGCTGTATTCATCTTCGAGCTATTCCTCAAGTACAGAGAAGGTAGAGACGAGTTTAAAAAAGATTCTATATTGAAACAACCATGGTTGAGGTTGGCGATTCGACGGGacttgattttgtttgaaaaccAGCTTCCATTCTTTATTCTTGAGAAATTATATGAACTTCTTCCAGAAAACATTAAAGGAGAACACACGGATTTTAAAGCTCTTGCTTGTTCCTATTTTAAACTCCAC CTTCGAAGTAACTTATCTCCTGCAGAAACAATGCCAAAGCATTTCACTGATTTGGTAAGATCTTTACTATCCTTCACTCAAAATGGCAAGTCTGTAGAACTAATCAAAAGCTTTCACAGTGCAACCAAGCTACGCCAAGCAGGAGTTAAGTTTAAGGTTCCACGAGAACGTAACTGCTTACTTGATGTGGATTTCCGTAGATTGGGAACGGAGTTTCACATACCACAGCTTGAGATAGACGGCAACACTGAACGTCTCTTCAGAAACCTTATGGCCATGGAGAAGCGTCTTTATCCAGGACAAGAGTACGTCTGCCATTACATCAACCTATTGAGTATTCTTGTTGTCAAACCTAAAGATGCGAAACTcctaatggaaaataaaattgtaacttATTGCAAAGACGAAGTTGCAGTGAGGGACCTGATTTGCAGTCTTGCATCATCAAGCACGACTGATCTCCATTCCTGTTATCACGACATCTTTTCGGCGGTGGATGATTATTATAAAAGCTCCGGGGCCAAAAACCCCGCATACTTTATAGAGGAGTTTTTCGGGAATTTTTGGAAAGGTGTTGGAACGGTTAGTGCAGCTATCCTCCTCATCCTCACTTTGGTACAAACAATTTGTGCGATCCTTGGCCTGCGCTAG
- the LOC112325954 gene encoding UPF0481 protein At3g47200 isoform X4, with amino-acid sequence MGEIRSPYFSLGQNYFGDNSDHIHSPYISYGGEDYHGDYAEIHPPYSSAGDYRGDNAEIHSPYSSAGDYLADNTEIHSEALFHQHISGNSYNAQQFVKHGKVTRRVIGPWNYEQESVVCIYRVGKALRKSNEAMYSPQQISIGPIHHGNENLRLMERKKSKYYGEFWKGRVSKEKELEGAKSEFRAALREDENTIRQCYEDDSHEIEKSEDFLDLILYDAVFIFELFLKYREGRDEFKKDSILKQPWLRLAIRRDLILFENQLPFFILEKLYELLPENIKGEHTDFKALACSYFKLHLSSEFSPHAAPMPKHFTDLVRSLLSFTQNAKTVELIKSLHSATKLRQAGVKFKVPRERKCLLDVDFRRLGTEFHIPQLEIDGNTERLFRNLMAMEKRLYPGEEYVCHYINLLSILVVKPKDAKLLMENKIVIHNDEVAVRDLIYSLASDTIDRHSCYHDIFTSVDDYYKSSWAKNPAYFIEEFFGNFWKGVGTVSAAILLILTLVQTICAILGLR; translated from the exons ATGGGAGAAATTCGCTCACCATATTTTTCACTTGGCCAAAATTACTTCGGAGATAATTCTGATCATATTCATTCACCGTACATTTCATATGGCGGAGAGGACTATCATGGAGACTATGCCGAAATTCATCCACCATATTCTTCAGCCGGAGACTACCGTGGAGATAATGCTGAGATTCATTCACCATATTCTTCAGCCGGAGACTACCTTGCAGATAATACTGAAATTCATTCTGAAGCATTGTTTCATCAACATATTTCTGGAAATTCATACAATGCACAACAATTTGTTAAGCATGGAAAAGTAACCCGTCGTGTTATAGGACCTTGGAATTATGAACAAGAGAGTGTTGTGTGCATCTACAGAGTTGGCAAGGCACTTCGCAAATCAAACGAAGCCATGTACAGTCCTCAACAAATTTCTATAGGCCCTATTCACCACGGCAACGAAAATCTGCGTTTAATGGAAAGGAAAAAGTCTAAATACTATGGAGAGTTCTGGAAAGGCAGGGTGTCAAAGGAAAAGGAACTGGAAGGGGCTAAGAGCGAGTTTCGGGCTGCCCTGCGAGAAGATGAAAATACGATCCGCCAATGTTATGAAGATGATTcccatgaaattgaaaaatctgAAGACTTTCTGGATCTGATTCTGTACGATGCTGTATTCATCTTCGAGCTATTCCTCAAGTACAGAGAAGGTAGAGACGAGTTTAAAAAAGATTCTATATTGAAACAACCATGGTTGAGGTTGGCGATTCGACGGGacttgattttgtttgaaaaccAGCTTCCATTCTTTATTCTTGAGAAATTATATGAACTTCTTCCAGAAAACATTAAAGGAGAACACACGGATTTTAAAGCTCTTGCTTGTTCCTATTTTAAACTCCACCTTTCAAGTGAATTCTCTCCTCATGCAGCACCAATGCCAAAGCATTTCACTGATTTGGTAAGATCTTTACTATCCTTCACTCAAAATGCCAAGACTGTAGAACTAATCAAAAGCTTGCACAGTGCAACCAAGCTACGCCAAGCAGGAGTTAAGTTTAAGGTTCCACGAGAACGTAAATGCTTACTTGATGTGGATTTCCGTAGATTGGGAACGGAGTTTCACATACCACAGCTTGAGATAGACGGCAACACTGAACGTCTCTTCAGAAACCTTATGGCCATGGAGAAGCGTCTTTATCCAGGAGAAGAGTACGTCTGCCATTACATCAACCTATTGAGTATTCTTGTTGTCAAACCTAAAGATGCGAAACTcctaatggaaaataaaattgtaattcacaatGACGAAGTTGCAGTGAGGGACCTGATTTACAGTCTTGCATCAGACACGATTGATCGCCATTCCTGTTATCACGACATCTTTACTTCGGTGGATGATTATTATAAAAGCTCCTGGGCCAAAAACCCCGCATACTTTATAGAGGAGTTTTTCGGGAATTTTTGGAAAG GTGTTGGAACGGTTAGTGCAGCTATCCTCCTCATCCTCACTTTGGTACAAACAATTTGTGCGATCCTTGGCCTGCGCTAG
- the LOC112325954 gene encoding UPF0481 protein At3g47200 isoform X1, with the protein MGEIRSPYFSLGQNYFGDNSDHIHSPYISYGGEDYHGDYAEIHPPYSSAGDYRGDNAEIHSPYSSAGDYLADNTEIHSEALFHQHISGNSYNAQQFVKHGKVTRRVIGPWNYEQESVVCIYRVGKALRKSNEAMYSPQQISIGPIHHGNENLRLMERKKSKYYGEFWKGRVSKEKELEGAKSEFRAALREDENTIRQCYEDDSHEIEKSEDFLDLILYDAVFIFELFLKYREGRDEFKKDSILKQPWLRLAIRRDLILFENQLPFFILEKLYELLPENIKGEHTDFKALACSYFKLHLSSEFSPHAAPMPKHFTDLVRSLLSFTQNAKTVELIKSLHSATKLRQAGVKFKVPRERKCLLDVDFRRLGTEFHIPQLEIDGNTERLFRNLMAMEKRLYPGEEYVCHYINLLSILVVKPKDAKLLMENKIVTYCKDEVAVRDLICSLASSSTTDLHSCYHDIFSAVDDYYKSSGAKNPAYFIEEFFGNFWKGVGTVSAAILLILTLVQTICAILGLR; encoded by the exons ATGGGAGAAATTCGCTCACCATATTTTTCACTTGGCCAAAATTACTTCGGAGATAATTCTGATCATATTCATTCACCGTACATTTCATATGGCGGAGAGGACTATCATGGAGACTATGCCGAAATTCATCCACCATATTCTTCAGCCGGAGACTACCGTGGAGATAATGCTGAGATTCATTCACCATATTCTTCAGCCGGAGACTACCTTGCAGATAATACTGAAATTCATTCTGAAGCATTGTTTCATCAACATATTTCTGGAAATTCATACAATGCACAACAATTTGTTAAGCATGGAAAAGTAACCCGTCGTGTTATAGGACCTTGGAATTATGAACAAGAGAGTGTTGTGTGCATCTACAGAGTTGGCAAGGCACTTCGCAAATCAAACGAAGCCATGTACAGTCCTCAACAAATTTCTATAGGCCCTATTCACCACGGCAACGAAAATCTGCGTTTAATGGAAAGGAAAAAGTCTAAATACTATGGAGAGTTCTGGAAAGGCAGGGTGTCAAAGGAAAAGGAACTGGAAGGGGCTAAGAGCGAGTTTCGGGCTGCCCTGCGAGAAGATGAAAATACGATCCGCCAATGTTATGAAGATGATTcccatgaaattgaaaaatctgAAGACTTTCTGGATCTGATTCTGTACGATGCTGTATTCATCTTCGAGCTATTCCTCAAGTACAGAGAAGGTAGAGACGAGTTTAAAAAAGATTCTATATTGAAACAACCATGGTTGAGGTTGGCGATTCGACGGGacttgattttgtttgaaaaccAGCTTCCATTCTTTATTCTTGAGAAATTATATGAACTTCTTCCAGAAAACATTAAAGGAGAACACACGGATTTTAAAGCTCTTGCTTGTTCCTATTTTAAACTCCACCTTTCAAGTGAATTCTCTCCTCATGCAGCACCAATGCCAAAGCATTTCACTGATTTGGTAAGATCTTTACTATCCTTCACTCAAAATGCCAAGACTGTAGAACTAATCAAAAGCTTGCACAGTGCAACCAAGCTACGCCAAGCAGGAGTTAAGTTTAAGGTTCCACGAGAACGTAAATGCTTACTTGATGTGGATTTCCGTAGATTGGGAACGGAGTTTCACATACCACAGCTTGAGATAGACGGCAACACTGAACGTCTCTTCAGAAACCTTATGGCCATGGAGAAGCGTCTTTATCCAGGAGAAGAGTACGTCTGCCATTACATCAACCTATTGAGTATTCTTGTTGTCAAAC CTAAAGATGCGAAACTcctaatggaaaataaaattgtaacttATTGCAAAGACGAAGTTGCAGTGAGGGACCTGATTTGCAGTCTTGCATCATCAAGCACGACTGATCTCCATTCCTGTTATCACGACATCTTTTCGGCGGTGGATGATTATTATAAAAGCTCCGGGGCCAAAAACCCCGCATACTTTATAGAGGAGTTTTTCGGGAATTTTTGGAAAGGTGTTGGAACGGTTAGTGCAGCTATCCTCCTCATCCTCACTTTGGTACAAACAATTTGTGCGATCCTTGGCCTGCGCTAG
- the LOC112325954 gene encoding UPF0481 protein At3g47200 isoform X3, translated as MGEIRSPYFSLGQNYFGDNSDHIHSPYISYGGEDYHGDYAEIHPPYSSAGDYRGDNAEIHSPYSSAGDYLADNTEIHSEALFHQHISGNSYNAQQFVKHGKVTRRVIGPWNYEQESVVCIYRVGKALRKSNEAMYSPQQISIGPIHHGNENLRLMERKKSKYYGEFWKGRVSKEKELEGAKSEFRAALREDENTIRQCYEDDSHEIEKSEDFLDLILYDAVFIFELFLKYREGREKYIKDSILKEPWLRLAIRRDLILFENQLPFFILEKLHELLPKNIKGEHTDFKALACSYFKPHLRSNLSPAETMPKHFTDLVRSLLSFTQNGKSVELIKSFHSATKLRQAGVKFKVPRERNCLLDVDFRRLGTEFHIPQLEIDGNTERLFRNLMAMEKRLYPGQEYVCHYINLLSILVVKPKDAKLLMENKIVTYCKDEVAVRDLICSLASSSTTDLHSCYHDIFSAVDDYYKSSGAKNPAYFIEEFFGNFWKGVGTVSAAILLILTLVQTICAILGLR; from the exons ATGGGAGAAATTCGCTCACCATATTTTTCACTTGGCCAAAATTACTTCGGAGATAATTCTGATCATATTCATTCACCGTACATTTCATATGGCGGAGAGGACTATCATGGAGACTATGCCGAAATTCATCCACCATATTCTTCAGCCGGAGACTACCGTGGAGATAATGCTGAGATTCATTCACCATATTCTTCAGCCGGAGACTACCTTGCAGATAATACTGAAATTCATTCTGAAGCATTGTTTCATCAACATATTTCTGGAAATTCATACAATGCACAACAATTTGTTAAGCATGGAAAAGTAACCCGTCGTGTTATAGGACCTTGGAATTATGAACAAGAGAGTGTTGTGTGCATCTACAGAGTTGGCAAGGCACTTCGCAAATCAAACGAAGCCATGTACAGTCCTCAACAAATTTCTATAGGCCCTATTCACCACGGCAACGAAAATCTGCGTTTAATGGAAAGGAAAAAGTCTAAATACTATGGAGAGTTCTGGAAAGGCAGGGTGTCAAAGGAAAAGGAACTGGAAGGGGCTAAGAGCGAGTTTCGGGCTGCCCTGCGAGAAGATGAAAATACGATCCGCCAATGTTATGAAGATGATTcccatgaaattgaaaaatctgAAGACTTTCTGGATCTGATTCTGTACGATGCTGTATTCATCTTCGAGCTATTCCTCAAGTACAGAGAAG GTAGAGAGAAGTATATAAAAGATTCTATATTGAAAGAACCATGGTTGAGGTTGGCGATTCGACGGGacttgattttgtttgaaaaccAGCTTCCATTCTTTATTCTTGAGAAATTACATGAACTTCttccaaaaaacattaaaggagAACACACGGATTTTAAAGCTCTTGCTTGTTCCTATTTTAAACCCCACCTTCGAAGTAACTTATCTCCTGCAGAAACAATGCCAAAGCATTTCACTGATTTGGTAAGATCTTTACTATCCTTCACTCAAAATGGCAAGTCTGTAGAACTAATCAAAAGCTTTCACAGTGCAACCAAGCTACGCCAAGCAGGAGTTAAGTTTAAGGTTCCACGAGAACGTAACTGCTTACTTGATGTGGATTTCCGTAGATTGGGAACGGAGTTTCACATACCACAGCTTGAGATAGACGGCAACACTGAACGTCTCTTCAGAAACCTTATGGCCATGGAGAAGCGTCTTTATCCAGGACAAGAGTACGTCTGCCATTACATCAACCTATTGAGTATTCTTGTTGTCAAACCTAAAGATGCGAAACTcctaatggaaaataaaattgtaacttATTGCAAAGACGAAGTTGCAGTGAGGGACCTGATTTGCAGTCTTGCATCATCAAGCACGACTGATCTCCATTCCTGTTATCACGACATCTTTTCGGCGGTGGATGATTATTATAAAAGCTCCGGGGCCAAAAACCCCGCATACTTTATAGAGGAGTTTTTCGGGAATTTTTGGAAAGGTGTTGGAACGGTTAGTGCAGCTATCCTCCTCATCCTCACTTTGGTACAAACAATTTGTGCGATCCTTGGCCTGCGCTAG